In the genome of Triticum urartu cultivar G1812 chromosome 5, Tu2.1, whole genome shotgun sequence, one region contains:
- the LOC125509642 gene encoding uncharacterized protein LOC125509642, producing the protein MLNVKSEPATAMDAVGEPEIEEHEQKVNRYQAELAARIKAKYFSNKASDGGKIFEEETIVEGETIHSSRWPCTSSYANPVNFLREKNNHERRDSPSSAADSSAKNDSPSVVAEASPKNNAGVPATENNLTPAKRQASKET; encoded by the exons ATGCTCAACGTCAAGTCCGAACCTGCAACTGCAATGGATGCAGTGGG TGAACCGGAAATTGAGGAGCATGAACAGAAGGTAAACAGATACCAAGCTGAACTTGCAGCCCGCATTAAGGCCAAATACTTCTCTAATAAGGCTTCAGACGGAG GAAAAATCTTTGAAGAAGAAACTATTGTTGAAGGCGAAACCATCCATTCAAGCAG GTGGCCATGCACAAGTTCGTATGCGAACCCGGTAAATTTTCTCCGAGAGAAGAACAACCATGAGAGGAGGGATTCTCCATCTTCAGCAGCAGATTCCTCTGCCAAGAACGATTCTCCATCTGTGGTAGCTGAAGCCTCGCCAAAGAATAATGCAGGTGTTCCGGCAACAGAAAACAATCTAACACCTGCCAAGAGACAGGCATCCAAGGAGACCTGA
- the LOC125509641 gene encoding transcription factor bHLH49-like produces MDMNESSEKGMEGNGSSGPGGGIPVEWQSQFSGGGGFSAHHHQQHPHMMDSFASGMWPAASQHGAGFLAPVPGFLPPPGLGGHFPVDSGFIERAARSSCFVGPGSGGGMMGAGAFGGAGDQHMGSAFGEGYLDHRRKEGGDKAEPELAGSGGVPSSEAAGGDCSSKGSDSKKRRRPSEVMGGDQVQSSNVAADSANESAQSKDKGEESSPATGTTTGGKSKGKGAKESSEKEDYIHVRARRGQATNSHSLAERLRREKISERMKLLQDLVPGCSKVTGKAVMLDEIINYVQSLQRQVEFLSMKLATVNPRLDLNIEGLLSKDLLRFPGVSSSSMGFSPEMMHPQLQLSQPGLMQGGAAAMANSDVFRRIMQAQLGAKDGSHSQMAHALNGPFSDHVAQMAYPSMGSSHSHSQDLSIRPSQDAYQM; encoded by the exons ATGGACATGAACGAGAGCAGCGAGAAAGGGATGGAGGGCAATGGGTCCTCTGGCCCCGGCGGCGGCATCCCCGTGGAGTGGCAGAGCCAAttcagcggcggcggcggcttctcGGCGCACCATCACCAGCAGCATCCTCATATGATGGACTCCTTCGCGTCCGGCATGTGGCCGGCGGCCTCGCAGCACGGCGCGGGGTTCCTGGCGCCGGTGCCCGGCTTCCTCCCGCCGCCTGGCCTCGGGGGCCATTTCCCGGTGGACTCGGGCTTCATCGAGCGGGCCGCGCGATCGTCGTGCTTCGTCGGTCCTGGCTCCGGTGGCGGGATGATGGGTGCTGGCGCTTTTGGCGGCGCGGGCGATCAGCACATGGGCAGCGCTTTCGGGGAGGGGTACTTGGATCATCGTAGGAAGGAAGGCGGGGACAAGGCCGAGCCGGAGCTCGCCGGGAGCGGCGGCGTGCCGAGCTCGGAGGCAGCCGGCGGAGACTGCTCGTCCAAAGGGTCCGACTCCAAGAAGAGGAGAAGGCCCAGCGAG GTGATGGGAGGTGATCAGGTTCAGTCTTCCAACGTGGCCGCTGACTCCGCAAACGAGAGCGCCCAGAGCAAAGATAAAGGCGAGGAGAGCAGCCCGGCGACGGGGACGACGACCGGCGGCAAGTCCAAGGGGAAGGGTGCCAAGGAGAGCTCCGAGAAGGAGGACTACATCCATGTCCGAGCCCGGCGCGGGCAGGCAACCAACAGCCACAGCCTCGCTGAAAGG CTGAGAAGGGAGAAGATCAGTGAGAGGATGAAGCTTCTACAGGACCTTGTTCCCGGCTGCAGCAAG GTCACCGGGAAGGCGGTGATGCTCGACGAGATCATCAACTATGTTCAGTCCCTGCAAAGACAAGTCGAG TTCTTATCGATGAAGCTGGCGACAGTAAACCCGAGGCTTGACCTCAACATAGAAGGGCTTCTCTCAAAGGAT CTTCTTCGCTTCCCTGGGGTGTCCTCCTCGTCGATGGGATTCTCCCCGGAGATGATGCACCCGCAGCTGCAGCTGTCGCAGCCGGGGCTGATGCAGGGAGGCGCCGCCGCCATGGCGAACTCGGACGTGTTCAGAAGAATCATGCAAGCGCAACTAGGAGCAAAAGATGGATCCCATTCACAG ATGGCCCACGCATTGAATGGCCCGTTCAGCGATCACGTTGCGCAGATGGCGTACCCGTCCATGGGCTCCTCGCACTCGCACTCGCAGGACCTCAGCATCAGGCCGTCCCAGGACGCCTACCAAATGTGA